Proteins encoded by one window of Microcoleus sp. FACHB-68:
- a CDS encoding DUF2993 domain-containing protein has translation MHNQDPNSQALTQKQSRLIGKVLSPAVGLWLRSQVEQVEHLQVKIEGGDRQILSGCIPGVSITAKGAVYQGLHLGEIQLTGTGIRINIGQVIKGKPLRLLEPIPVAGELKLPEADLNASLQAPLLANALIEFLLPLLQTNDPAPQPAAYRLLNSRMALDSGQLTISAQLVSAAGNPTPFVLRSGLQLASSHELQFVRTHLQTSQPLPAANLDGFILDLGPEVDIQELSLSPGLLTCRGRIMVIPLEES, from the coding sequence ATGCACAATCAAGATCCCAATTCACAAGCCTTGACGCAAAAACAGAGCCGGCTGATCGGTAAAGTTCTATCTCCCGCAGTCGGGCTATGGTTGCGCTCACAAGTCGAGCAAGTCGAACATCTACAAGTAAAAATTGAGGGAGGCGACCGGCAAATCCTCTCAGGCTGTATTCCTGGCGTATCCATCACCGCTAAAGGTGCAGTCTATCAAGGATTGCATCTGGGGGAAATTCAGCTCACCGGCACCGGCATTCGCATCAACATCGGCCAAGTCATCAAAGGCAAACCTCTACGCCTTCTAGAACCGATCCCCGTTGCCGGTGAGCTGAAACTGCCTGAAGCCGATCTCAACGCCTCCCTGCAAGCTCCCTTACTGGCTAACGCTTTAATCGAGTTTCTGCTTCCCCTACTACAAACCAACGATCCTGCGCCCCAACCGGCAGCCTATCGCTTGCTAAATTCCCGAATGGCCCTAGATAGTGGCCAACTAACCATTAGCGCCCAGTTAGTGTCTGCTGCCGGCAACCCGACGCCCTTTGTCCTGCGTAGCGGCTTGCAGCTAGCCAGCAGTCATGAATTGCAGTTTGTCCGCACCCACCTGCAGACCTCACAACCATTGCCGGCGGCCAATTTAGATGGCTTCATTCTCGATTTAGGCCCAGAAGTTGATATTCAGGAACTCAGCCTCAGTCCCGGACTCCTCACTTGTCGGGGCCGGATCATGGTGATCCCACTGGAAGAGAGTTAA
- a CDS encoding pseudouridine synthase yields the protein MEERLQKILSEWGVASRRQAEKMILEGRVRLNGQVVQLGQKANPERDEIEVDGVPLKPAYRPQSVYLLLHKPKGVVSTCSDPWKRSTVLDLLPASLRKGQGLHPIGRLDAESTGALLLTNDGGLTFGLTHPRHGIPKTYQVWVQGYPPESVLEAWRRGVILSGKKTLPAQVRALAKYPGSQTLLEVILKEGRNRQIRRVAEQLGYPVVNLHRTAIGPILLEPPGEPMLKPGTYRPLKDFELRFLQTQLNLTSVNVPADIEEHTL from the coding sequence ATGGAGGAACGACTGCAAAAAATTCTCTCTGAATGGGGAGTTGCCTCGCGCCGGCAAGCTGAAAAAATGATTCTAGAAGGGCGAGTGCGGCTGAATGGCCAAGTGGTGCAGCTGGGGCAAAAAGCCAATCCAGAGCGCGATGAAATTGAAGTTGATGGAGTCCCCCTCAAGCCGGCTTATCGTCCTCAGTCGGTGTATCTATTGCTTCACAAGCCCAAGGGAGTAGTATCTACCTGTAGCGACCCCTGGAAGCGGTCTACAGTGTTGGACTTACTGCCGGCATCACTTCGCAAAGGTCAGGGCTTGCATCCCATCGGACGCTTAGACGCTGAATCAACAGGAGCGTTGCTGCTGACTAATGACGGAGGGCTGACATTTGGCCTCACTCACCCCCGTCACGGCATTCCCAAAACCTATCAAGTCTGGGTGCAGGGTTATCCCCCCGAATCGGTTTTGGAAGCATGGCGTAGAGGCGTTATCCTGTCTGGCAAAAAAACATTACCCGCCCAAGTCCGTGCCCTGGCAAAGTATCCTGGTTCTCAAACACTTTTGGAAGTAATTCTTAAAGAGGGTAGAAACCGGCAGATTAGACGGGTCGCAGAACAGTTAGGATATCCAGTGGTTAACCTGCACCGCACGGCAATAGGACCCATTTTATTGGAACCCCCCGGAGAACCAATGTTGAAACCTGGTACTTACCGCCCTCTGAAAGATTTTGAGCTAAGGTTCTTGCAAACCCAGCTCAACCTAACATCAGTTAATGTGCCAGCAGACATTGAGGAGCACACCTTATGA
- a CDS encoding RodZ domain-containing protein encodes MMKNKKKPIRNFEQERAEKLSELGSHLRQVRENQDLSLEDVAARTMIRSGMLHAIEEGKLQHLPEPVYIQGFIRRFADALGLNGAALASDFPTETNMRLFKYSSWIHLSPPQLRPIHLYLVYIFLIMCSVNGMSYMINRSVVQVSGLDNKQELKNQPPQGNQAPTGQLAKVENASLLKNVANSNQAVRVGLTLKAESWIQIVADGKIEFEGVLSEGTQRSWEAKQQLVVIAGNAGGVLVAVNDGQAKQMGEPGKVEEVTVKANPQS; translated from the coding sequence ATGATGAAGAATAAGAAAAAACCTATACGCAATTTCGAGCAAGAACGCGCAGAAAAGCTTTCAGAGCTGGGATCACACCTGCGTCAAGTCCGTGAAAACCAAGATTTGTCCCTAGAAGATGTTGCGGCTAGGACGATGATCCGGTCGGGAATGCTGCACGCCATTGAGGAAGGCAAGTTACAACACCTGCCAGAGCCGGTTTACATTCAGGGATTTATCCGCCGGTTTGCTGATGCCCTAGGGTTGAATGGTGCCGCCCTGGCGAGTGATTTCCCCACGGAAACGAATATGCGATTGTTCAAATATTCTTCTTGGATACACTTATCCCCGCCTCAATTAAGACCAATTCATCTGTATTTGGTTTACATATTCCTCATTATGTGCTCAGTTAACGGGATGTCTTATATGATCAACCGTTCTGTTGTGCAGGTGAGCGGTTTGGACAATAAGCAGGAGTTAAAGAACCAGCCGCCTCAGGGAAACCAAGCGCCAACCGGCCAACTGGCAAAGGTAGAGAACGCTAGCTTATTGAAAAACGTCGCAAATTCCAATCAGGCTGTCAGAGTTGGGCTTACTTTAAAGGCGGAATCTTGGATACAAATTGTTGCCGACGGCAAAATTGAGTTTGAGGGGGTTTTGTCGGAAGGAACGCAGCGCAGTTGGGAAGCCAAACAGCAACTGGTTGTAATCGCCGGCAATGCGGGGGGCGTTTTAGTCGCGGTTAATGACGGGCAAGCCAAGCAAATGGGCGAACCCGGAAAGGTTGAAGAAGTAACGGTTAAGGCGAATCCTCAGTCTTAA
- the malQ gene encoding 4-alpha-glucanotransferase has protein sequence MLFPRSSGILLHPTSFPSRFGIGDLGEEAHRFVDFLAEGRQTLWQVLPVGPTGYGNSPYMSYSALAGNPLLISPDRLRDDGLLTEEDFRDLPEFPEDRVDFEKVAQVKIPLLQKACENFKAHASEELQQEFRTFCESKVYWLNDYALFMAIKEAHAGDGWHTWDAGISQRHPEAIELWEKQLSDQVLFHKFTQFVFFRQWSAIKHYANERQIQIIGDIPIYVAHDSADVWAHPESFCLNQETGEPALMAGVPPDYFSVTGQLWGNPVYNWEYLQQNDFDWWVQRFKFMLDYVDIIRIDHFRGFESFWAVPEGETTAVNGEWVDAPGEAFFTVLNDKLGKLPVMAEDLGMITPEVKDLLDKFEFPGMKVLHFAFGGDADNPYLPFQYPHNSVVYTGTHDNDTTVGWFSQASEQEKESLSRYLGCTGNDGIHWDLIRLALSSVSTQAIIPLQDILGLGSDARMNFPSKAEGNWEWRYWHNALTDDLRDRLKSLTETYGRVPKKSD, from the coding sequence ATGCTTTTTCCAAGATCCAGCGGTATTTTGCTCCACCCAACTTCTTTTCCCAGCAGATTTGGAATTGGCGATTTGGGAGAAGAAGCCCATCGTTTTGTTGATTTTTTGGCAGAAGGCCGCCAAACGTTATGGCAAGTTTTGCCGGTGGGTCCCACGGGATATGGCAACTCTCCTTATATGTCTTATTCTGCACTCGCCGGCAATCCACTTTTAATCAGCCCAGATCGGCTGCGGGATGATGGGTTACTAACCGAAGAAGATTTCAGAGATTTGCCTGAATTTCCCGAAGATCGTGTGGATTTTGAGAAAGTTGCTCAAGTCAAAATTCCTTTGCTGCAAAAAGCGTGTGAAAATTTTAAAGCTCACGCTTCTGAAGAGTTGCAACAAGAATTTCGGACATTCTGCGAGAGCAAAGTTTACTGGCTCAATGACTATGCCTTATTCATGGCGATCAAAGAAGCTCACGCCGGCGATGGTTGGCATACTTGGGATGCCGGTATTTCTCAGCGCCACCCGGAAGCCATAGAGTTGTGGGAAAAACAGCTAAGCGATCAGGTATTATTCCACAAATTTACTCAGTTTGTCTTCTTTCGCCAGTGGTCAGCGATCAAGCATTATGCGAATGAGCGGCAAATTCAAATTATTGGGGATATTCCCATTTATGTTGCTCATGACAGTGCAGATGTTTGGGCACACCCGGAAAGTTTTTGCCTTAATCAAGAAACAGGTGAGCCGGCTTTAATGGCCGGTGTTCCACCGGATTATTTTAGTGTCACCGGCCAACTCTGGGGTAACCCGGTTTATAACTGGGAATACCTGCAACAAAACGATTTTGATTGGTGGGTGCAGCGCTTCAAATTCATGCTTGATTATGTGGATATTATTCGCATTGACCACTTCCGAGGGTTTGAATCTTTCTGGGCAGTACCTGAAGGCGAAACTACAGCAGTGAATGGGGAGTGGGTTGACGCGCCGGGAGAAGCTTTCTTTACGGTGCTTAATGATAAATTGGGCAAGCTTCCTGTGATGGCTGAAGATTTGGGAATGATCACACCAGAAGTGAAGGACTTACTAGATAAGTTTGAATTTCCTGGCATGAAAGTTTTGCATTTTGCCTTTGGGGGCGATGCAGACAATCCTTATTTGCCCTTCCAATATCCGCATAACAGCGTGGTTTACACCGGCACCCACGATAATGACACAACCGTTGGCTGGTTCAGCCAAGCGTCTGAACAGGAAAAAGAGTCTTTGTCGCGTTATTTAGGTTGCACCGGCAACGATGGAATTCATTGGGATCTCATCCGTTTAGCCTTGAGTTCTGTCTCTACCCAAGCCATTATTCCTCTGCAAGATATTTTAGGACTAGGCAGCGATGCCCGGATGAATTTTCCCAGCAAAGCAGAAGGAAATTGGGAGTGGCGCTATTGGCACAACGCGTTAACCGACGACTTGCGAGATCGCCTCAAAAGCTTGACAGAAACCTATGGCCGAGTTCCGAAAAAGAGTGACTAG
- the malQ gene encoding 4-alpha-glucanotransferase codes for MPHRASGILLHPSSLPGRFGIGDLGPEAYRFVDFLAESGQQLWQVLPLGPTGYGNSPYMSYSALAGNPLLISPELLRDNGLLSDQDLAGVPEMPVERVDYDQAIAVKMELLWKACQNFQRQPQDEFEAFCNHHAHWLDDYVMFMAIKQMNRGKGWNAWNPALANREPEALSACKMLLETEISFRKYLQFEFFRQWALLKRYTNDRRIQILGDLPIYVAHDSADVWANPQNFCLNPKTGETTLMAGVPPDYFSATGQLWGNPIYNWETLKEKNYHWWVQRFQGILELVDWIRIDHFRGFEAYWAVKSGETTALHGQWMTGPGAAFFESIEEQLGRLPFIAEDLGVITPEVEALRDQFNMPGMKILHFAFGDGWDNTYLPHNYPRNSVAYTGTHDNDTTLGWFNNLSNREKEEVRRYLGRTDDEEIHWDLIRAAMNSVSDWAITPLQDILGIGSEGRMNTPGKGEGNWEWRYTDGALTNELRHRILSLSEVYGRFY; via the coding sequence ATGCCCCACAGAGCTAGCGGGATTTTGCTACACCCCTCCTCCTTACCCGGACGTTTTGGTATTGGTGACTTAGGCCCAGAAGCTTACCGCTTCGTTGATTTTCTGGCAGAGAGTGGCCAGCAGTTGTGGCAAGTCTTACCCTTGGGTCCCACCGGCTACGGCAATTCCCCCTATATGTCCTATTCTGCACTGGCCGGCAACCCCCTGCTGATCAGCCCAGAACTGCTGCGGGACAATGGCTTGCTTTCCGATCAAGATTTAGCCGGTGTGCCAGAGATGCCGGTTGAAAGAGTCGATTATGACCAAGCCATCGCCGTAAAAATGGAGTTGCTGTGGAAAGCTTGCCAAAATTTCCAACGGCAGCCACAAGATGAATTTGAAGCATTCTGCAACCATCACGCACATTGGCTCGATGACTACGTCATGTTTATGGCCATTAAGCAGATGAATCGCGGAAAAGGTTGGAATGCGTGGAACCCAGCCCTCGCTAACCGTGAACCCGAAGCCCTATCAGCGTGCAAGATGCTGCTAGAGACCGAAATTTCCTTCCGCAAATACCTACAGTTTGAGTTCTTCCGCCAGTGGGCGCTGCTCAAGCGCTACACCAATGATCGCCGCATCCAGATCCTCGGAGATCTCCCGATCTATGTCGCCCACGACAGCGCTGATGTGTGGGCGAACCCCCAAAACTTTTGCTTGAATCCCAAAACCGGCGAAACCACACTCATGGCCGGCGTCCCACCCGACTACTTTAGCGCCACCGGCCAGTTGTGGGGCAATCCGATTTATAACTGGGAAACCCTGAAAGAGAAAAACTATCACTGGTGGGTGCAGCGCTTCCAGGGAATACTGGAATTAGTAGACTGGATTCGCATTGACCATTTTCGGGGCTTTGAAGCCTACTGGGCGGTCAAATCCGGCGAAACCACTGCTTTGCATGGCCAGTGGATGACAGGGCCGGGAGCCGCTTTTTTTGAGTCAATCGAAGAACAATTAGGCCGGCTACCCTTTATTGCCGAGGATCTGGGCGTGATCACCCCAGAAGTTGAAGCGCTGCGGGATCAGTTTAATATGCCAGGAATGAAGATTTTGCATTTTGCCTTTGGTGACGGCTGGGACAACACTTATTTACCCCATAATTACCCACGCAATAGTGTTGCTTACACCGGCACTCACGATAATGACACAACCCTAGGCTGGTTCAATAATCTGTCAAACCGCGAAAAAGAGGAAGTGCGGCGTTATTTAGGTCGCACTGATGATGAAGAAATTCATTGGGATCTAATCCGGGCGGCTATGAATTCTGTTTCTGATTGGGCAATTACACCCCTTCAAGATATTTTGGGAATCGGCAGCGAAGGGCGGATGAATACCCCCGGTAAAGGTGAGGGAAATTGGGAATGGCGATACACAGATGGTGCGTTAACCAATGAACTACGTCATCGCATTCTTTCCCTAAGTGAAGTTTATGGCCGGTTTTATTAA
- a CDS encoding NUDIX domain-containing protein, translating into MTYKNPVPTVDIIIELIDRPHRPIILIERRNPPYGWAIPGGFVDEGESVETAAAREAEEETGMPVQLVEQFHVYSDPKRDPRKHTLSIVFIATATGNPEAADDAKDLGIFESWRVPADLCFDHDQILRDYWHYRHYGIRPRLNY; encoded by the coding sequence GTGACTTATAAAAATCCTGTCCCTACGGTCGATATCATTATTGAGCTTATCGACCGGCCCCACCGCCCTATCATACTCATTGAACGTCGCAATCCCCCCTATGGCTGGGCGATTCCGGGTGGTTTTGTTGATGAGGGCGAGTCGGTGGAAACGGCGGCTGCACGAGAGGCTGAAGAAGAAACGGGAATGCCGGTGCAGTTGGTAGAACAGTTTCATGTATATTCTGACCCCAAGCGCGACCCGCGAAAGCACACCCTCAGTATTGTGTTTATTGCAACAGCCACCGGCAATCCCGAAGCTGCTGATGATGCAAAGGATTTGGGGATTTTTGAGTCTTGGCGGGTGCCGGCAGACCTGTGTTTCGATCACGATCAAATTTTGCGGGATTATTGGCATTACCGGCACTACGGCATCCGCCCTCGCTTGAATTATTAA
- a CDS encoding phosphate/phosphite/phosphonate ABC transporter substrate-binding protein: MSLSSFTKELFRIAGKRAGLNAGIAVVVLAGVIGCGQEQSAQNTPATTESTPVVKTTQTTTTVQQTATKPLTRLTVAFASRKESTDLEQKAKAVGEFLSKEVGMPVDTVIGDDTAAVEALNADRADVAFLSSRPALKAQELTGARMALAEVRKDYSGGHTYNSVLVVREDSPLESKATAKETLEQLKDKKMAFASRTSGSGFIMPTGELVNQGFVDGPDRLENFFSEVTYGDGYGSALQAVLRDQADVAAVSEYALKDPYITEEEAKQLRVLHEIPGVPAHGIVIDDDVPAETREKLVNAMMKLNEPANNPMFTALYNSTELVKVDHETHLAPMRDAMKRAGVTP; encoded by the coding sequence ATGTCACTCTCAAGTTTTACAAAAGAACTTTTTAGAATCGCGGGTAAACGGGCGGGACTGAATGCCGGCATCGCAGTGGTCGTGCTAGCGGGTGTAATCGGCTGTGGGCAAGAACAGTCAGCCCAAAATACCCCAGCTACGACTGAAAGCACCCCGGTTGTTAAAACCACTCAGACGACCACGACTGTCCAGCAGACTGCGACAAAACCCCTAACTCGCCTCACGGTTGCTTTCGCCAGCCGCAAAGAATCTACAGATTTGGAGCAAAAAGCCAAGGCTGTCGGAGAGTTCCTCTCGAAAGAAGTGGGGATGCCGGTGGATACGGTGATTGGCGATGACACCGCAGCCGTTGAAGCGCTGAACGCTGATCGCGCTGATGTGGCGTTTTTGAGCAGCCGGCCCGCTCTGAAAGCCCAGGAATTAACCGGCGCACGTATGGCCCTCGCTGAGGTGCGGAAAGATTATTCGGGTGGGCATACCTATAACTCTGTATTGGTGGTGCGGGAAGATAGCCCCCTAGAGTCTAAGGCGACAGCGAAGGAAACCCTGGAACAGCTCAAAGATAAAAAAATGGCGTTTGCTTCTCGCACATCGGGATCGGGCTTTATTATGCCCACCGGCGAGTTAGTCAACCAGGGATTTGTGGATGGCCCTGATCGGTTAGAGAATTTCTTTAGCGAAGTCACTTATGGTGATGGCTACGGCAGCGCCTTGCAAGCGGTATTGCGGGATCAGGCTGATGTGGCTGCAGTTTCGGAATACGCCCTTAAAGATCCTTACATTACAGAAGAAGAAGCAAAACAGTTGCGGGTTCTTCACGAGATCCCCGGCGTACCGGCACACGGGATTGTTATAGATGATGATGTGCCGGCGGAGACCAGAGAAAAGCTCGTGAATGCAATGATGAAGTTGAACGAGCCGGCAAACAATCCAATGTTCACCGCGCTTTATAATTCAACCGAATTAGTGAAAGTCGATCACGAAACTCACCTCGCACCGATGCGCGACGCGATGAAACGGGCAGGAGTAACCCCGTAA
- a CDS encoding phosphonate ABC transporter ATP-binding protein — protein sequence MAEWVKIPHAPSPIPQAPSPMPNPPCPIPHAQFPMTIECEKLHTPYALSLNRPILNGIDCTIQPGEFVALLGLNGAGKSTLLRTMVGLLPLQRGEIRINGVVLTPRTLGRIRRDVGLIFQGGGLVRQLSALENVLCGKLGTLPAWQTLWGFSKADRRHALDLLANLGLKDLAYQKTDRLSGGQQQRVAIARALMQSPQILLADEPTAGLDVKAAQQVMEIFADLHRQQGMTVVTVLHDLGMASAYAERAIILDAGRVVYDGPCGNLSDRFAELTQVSI from the coding sequence GTGGCTGAGTGGGTAAAAATTCCCCATGCCCCATCCCCAATTCCCCAGGCCCCATCCCCAATGCCCAATCCCCCATGCCCAATTCCCCATGCCCAATTCCCCATGACTATCGAGTGTGAAAAACTGCATACCCCTTACGCCCTGTCGCTCAATCGTCCGATTCTGAATGGCATTGATTGCACAATCCAGCCGGGGGAATTTGTGGCGTTGCTGGGGCTGAATGGGGCCGGCAAGTCTACGCTGTTGCGGACGATGGTGGGGCTACTGCCATTGCAACGCGGCGAGATTCGCATAAATGGCGTGGTGCTGACGCCGCGCACACTGGGGCGGATTCGGCGGGATGTCGGTTTGATTTTTCAGGGCGGGGGGCTGGTGCGCCAGTTATCGGCTTTGGAGAATGTGCTGTGCGGAAAGCTGGGGACGCTGCCGGCATGGCAAACCCTGTGGGGGTTCAGCAAGGCAGATCGCCGGCACGCTTTGGATTTGCTGGCTAATCTGGGGCTGAAGGATTTGGCTTACCAAAAAACCGACCGGCTCAGTGGGGGACAGCAACAGCGGGTGGCGATCGCACGGGCGCTGATGCAATCTCCGCAGATTTTGCTCGCGGATGAACCAACTGCCGGCTTGGATGTGAAGGCGGCGCAACAGGTGATGGAGATTTTTGCCGATTTACACCGGCAGCAAGGAATGACGGTTGTAACGGTTTTGCACGATTTGGGAATGGCGAGTGCCTACGCAGAACGGGCAATTATTTTAGATGCCGGTCGTGTGGTTTATGATGGCCCTTGTGGCAATTTATCAGATCGATTTGCGGAATTAACTCAAGTTTCTATTTGA
- the phnE gene encoding phosphonate ABC transporter, permease protein PhnE gives MKDLVSWWRRYPWLSRLATVAGIFIVYGWALQGLEINLELLKTSWPHITNFISRLWPPNLDVLDIAVKALIETIQMSIWGTTMGAILSLPLAVCSAHNLAPRWLQWIANFLQNAVRSVPSIVLGLLFVAATGLGAPAGTLAVSIYTIGYLGKFYQEAIESVEPRSIESLQVAGASWLQIAQYGILPQVLPLGLGYTLYMFEYNIRAASVLGVVGAGGIGFELVNYIRAFEYTKATTMMLVLLVVVTVIDMASSKLRQRLERM, from the coding sequence ATGAAAGATTTGGTGAGTTGGTGGCGACGCTATCCCTGGCTAAGCCGGCTGGCAACGGTTGCCGGCATTTTTATCGTCTATGGTTGGGCGTTGCAGGGTCTTGAAATTAATCTGGAATTACTGAAGACCAGTTGGCCTCATATCACTAATTTTATCTCCCGGTTGTGGCCTCCGAATTTGGATGTTCTGGATATTGCCGTGAAAGCGCTGATCGAGACGATCCAGATGTCGATTTGGGGAACCACGATGGGGGCAATTCTTTCTCTGCCGCTTGCTGTTTGCAGCGCTCACAATTTGGCACCCCGCTGGTTGCAATGGATTGCAAATTTTCTGCAAAATGCCGTGCGTTCAGTTCCCTCTATCGTGTTGGGGTTGCTGTTTGTCGCGGCAACGGGCTTAGGTGCGCCGGCGGGAACGTTGGCAGTGAGCATCTACACCATCGGTTATCTTGGGAAGTTTTATCAAGAGGCGATTGAATCGGTTGAGCCGCGCTCGATTGAATCGTTGCAGGTGGCTGGAGCATCTTGGCTGCAAATCGCTCAATATGGAATTTTGCCGCAAGTGCTGCCACTGGGTTTAGGCTATACATTATATATGTTTGAATACAACATCCGTGCGGCTTCCGTGCTGGGGGTTGTGGGTGCCGGCGGCATTGGTTTTGAGTTGGTCAATTATATCCGAGCGTTTGAATATACAAAAGCCACCACGATGATGCTGGTGCTGTTGGTGGTGGTGACGGTGATCGATATGGCGAGCAGCAAGTTACGTCAGCGGTTGGAGCGGATGTAG